Proteins from one Arsenophonus apicola genomic window:
- the recC gene encoding exodeoxyribonuclease V subunit gamma, translating into MLQIYHSNQLEIHKELISSLIKNDPLANPFEQEIILVQSPGMSQWLQIELAQSLGIAANISFPLPATFIWDMFTRVLPDIPKESAFSKGAMAWKLMTILPSLLHEPEFEPLRQYLNEDTGKRKLYQLSGRIADLFDQYLVYRPQWLESWHKKQLIEGLSDNQQWQKRLWLALIEYTEKLNQPKWHRANLYQQFIQSLQVNVPSHITLPKRVFICGIAALPPVYLQALNALGQHIDIHLMFTNPCRYYWGDIQSYAFLAKLERRKLKDYRDQHEIMRFKREGSSDTLFNQQGEQFLTNPLLASWGKLGRDNLYFLSQLEQSNEIAAFVDLPCDSLLHQVQRDILDLEDHAQLGLTEASYNNSFLKRQLSKQDKSLTFHSCHSPQREVEVLQDYLLRLFEEDATLTPKDIIVMVADIDSYAPYIQAVFSHVSTERQLPFSISDRKARQVHPILQAFISLLDLPQSRFTTEQVLALLEVPALARRFSIYDDELLLLRRWINESGIRWGLNDENIAMLELPVTGQNTWAFGLNRMLLGYAMDSHVGTWNKILPYDECTGLAAQLAGQLATFIDSLTNWRSILNQERKLSEWLPLCQCLLDAFFETDEQIESIFIFILQQWQKTIETGIVTKYEDRVPLSLIRDELVACFDDEKISQRFLAGAINFCTLMPMRSIPFKVVCLLGMNDRIYPRSIPPLGFDLMAEQPQRGDRKRRDDDRYLFLEALNSASQLFYLSYIGHAMRDNQPQNPSVLVNELLDYISQSFCLEGDEQLNVDDSADRVKEHLVTKHTRVPFATENYVPNSIHQSYATEWLAAAKKQGNPPTEFCTQLAPMLEHENEILLEQLLSFYRHPIRAFFQQRLKVNFFNEEVQLPENEPFIVNNLQRYKFNERLLNAMIYEASLEELFATLRATGGLPAEHFGQIYWEKQIQDMQPLADKVKINCHECFNKLFVEPFDNARLVGQLRNIQQNGIIRYRPANLTINDGLSLWIEHLIFCLTVRAGESYYWGRDNSEWCFVPVDKYQAKIYLQQLINGYQEGMNSPLPLFNKSGWNWLMSCYNKKSDQFDFESDAVLQKAKMQFIQSLQGTYNQPGEIEDSYIGRAFSKIDNNLLKIIQKKARTYLLPMAIFRKK; encoded by the coding sequence ATGCTACAAATTTATCATTCTAATCAATTAGAAATTCATAAAGAACTGATTTCTAGTTTGATCAAAAATGATCCCTTGGCCAATCCGTTTGAACAAGAAATTATTTTGGTTCAAAGTCCAGGTATGTCGCAATGGCTACAAATAGAGCTTGCACAAAGTTTAGGAATTGCTGCTAATATTTCTTTTCCTCTACCGGCAACTTTTATTTGGGACATGTTTACTCGGGTTTTACCTGATATTCCAAAAGAGAGTGCTTTTAGCAAAGGGGCAATGGCTTGGAAATTAATGACAATTTTACCATCCTTGCTACACGAGCCGGAGTTTGAACCACTAAGACAATATCTGAATGAGGATACGGGTAAACGCAAGTTGTATCAGTTATCCGGTCGTATTGCCGATTTGTTTGATCAATATTTAGTTTACCGTCCACAATGGTTAGAAAGCTGGCATAAGAAACAACTAATTGAGGGATTAAGTGATAATCAGCAATGGCAAAAACGCCTTTGGTTAGCATTAATTGAGTATACTGAAAAACTTAATCAACCTAAATGGCATCGCGCAAATCTCTATCAACAATTTATACAAAGTTTGCAGGTTAATGTGCCTTCACATATTACCTTGCCAAAACGCGTATTTATCTGTGGTATTGCTGCATTACCCCCCGTCTATTTGCAGGCATTAAATGCCCTCGGCCAACATATAGATATTCATTTAATGTTTACTAACCCATGTCGTTATTATTGGGGAGATATTCAGAGCTATGCTTTTTTGGCAAAACTTGAGCGGCGTAAGTTAAAGGATTATCGTGATCAACATGAAATTATGCGTTTTAAGAGAGAAGGTTCATCTGATACTTTATTTAATCAACAAGGTGAACAATTTCTGACTAATCCACTTTTAGCTTCTTGGGGCAAGTTAGGACGTGACAATCTCTATTTTCTTTCTCAATTGGAGCAATCGAATGAAATTGCTGCCTTTGTAGATTTACCATGTGATAGTTTATTGCACCAGGTTCAAAGAGATATTTTGGATTTAGAAGATCATGCTCAACTGGGTTTAACCGAAGCAAGTTACAATAATAGTTTTTTAAAAAGGCAATTAAGCAAACAGGATAAATCACTGACATTTCATTCATGCCATAGCCCACAGCGTGAAGTAGAAGTACTGCAAGATTATTTGTTACGTCTATTTGAGGAAGATGCAACCCTAACCCCCAAAGATATCATTGTGATGGTGGCGGATATTGACAGTTATGCACCTTATATTCAGGCTGTGTTTAGTCATGTATCAACTGAACGTCAGCTCCCTTTTTCTATCTCAGATCGAAAAGCTCGGCAGGTGCATCCTATTTTACAAGCTTTTATTTCATTACTTGATTTACCCCAAAGTCGTTTTACGACAGAGCAAGTATTAGCATTGTTGGAAGTACCTGCCCTGGCTCGACGATTTTCTATCTATGATGATGAATTACTTTTATTGCGTCGATGGATCAACGAATCAGGTATACGCTGGGGGCTTAATGATGAAAATATTGCAATGTTGGAGTTACCGGTAACAGGTCAGAATACATGGGCCTTTGGTTTAAATAGAATGCTGCTTGGCTATGCGATGGATAGTCATGTAGGGACTTGGAATAAAATTTTGCCTTATGATGAATGTACAGGTTTGGCCGCACAATTAGCGGGGCAGCTTGCCACATTTATTGATTCATTAACCAACTGGAGAAGTATCCTTAATCAGGAAAGGAAACTGTCAGAATGGTTGCCATTATGTCAATGTCTGTTAGATGCTTTTTTTGAGACTGATGAACAAATTGAATCGATATTCATTTTTATACTTCAACAATGGCAGAAAACTATTGAGACTGGAATAGTGACAAAATATGAAGATAGGGTTCCTCTATCGCTTATTCGTGATGAGCTAGTCGCATGTTTTGATGATGAAAAGATTAGTCAACGTTTTCTTGCTGGTGCAATTAATTTTTGTACTCTAATGCCAATGCGTTCTATCCCTTTTAAAGTTGTGTGTTTATTAGGTATGAACGATCGGATATATCCACGTTCTATACCGCCATTAGGATTTGATTTAATGGCTGAACAGCCACAACGAGGTGACAGAAAGCGTCGAGATGATGATCGTTATCTCTTTTTGGAGGCTTTAAATTCCGCTTCTCAACTATTTTATCTTAGCTATATTGGCCATGCGATGCGTGACAATCAACCACAGAATCCCTCAGTGCTAGTAAATGAATTACTGGATTATATCAGCCAAAGTTTTTGTTTAGAGGGCGATGAACAATTAAATGTTGATGATAGTGCTGACAGAGTAAAAGAACATTTAGTTACTAAGCACACTCGAGTACCTTTTGCGACAGAGAATTATGTACCTAATAGCATTCATCAGAGTTATGCCACCGAATGGTTAGCAGCCGCAAAAAAACAAGGTAATCCACCGACTGAATTCTGTACGCAGTTGGCGCCAATGCTAGAACATGAAAATGAAATATTATTAGAGCAGTTACTCTCTTTTTATCGCCACCCGATCCGAGCTTTTTTTCAACAAAGGTTAAAAGTTAATTTTTTTAATGAAGAAGTACAATTACCGGAGAATGAGCCCTTTATTGTAAATAATTTGCAACGCTATAAATTTAATGAGCGCTTACTTAACGCTATGATTTATGAAGCGTCACTGGAGGAGCTGTTCGCGACTTTACGAGCAACGGGTGGATTACCGGCAGAACATTTTGGTCAAATTTATTGGGAAAAACAGATCCAAGATATGCAGCCATTAGCAGATAAAGTAAAGATAAATTGTCATGAATGTTTTAACAAACTATTCGTTGAACCTTTTGACAATGCTCGCTTGGTCGGACAATTACGAAATATTCAGCAAAACGGTATTATTCGTTATCGTCCTGCAAATTTAACGATTAATGATGGTTTATCACTATGGATAGAACATTTAATTTTTTGTTTAACGGTTAGAGCTGGTGAAAGTTACTATTGGGGGAGAGATAATAGTGAATGGTGTTTTGTACCAGTGGATAAATATCAGGCGAAAATATATTTACAACAGCTTATTAATGGTTATCAAGAGGGAATGAACTCGCCATTGCCACTTTTTAATAAAAGTGGCTGGAATTGGTTAATGTCATGCTATAACAAAAAGAGTGATCAATTTGATTTTGAGTCTGATGCTGTTTTGCAAAAAGCAAAAATGCAATTTATCCAATCTTTACAAGGCACATATAATCAGCCAGGCGAGATAGAAGATAGCTATATTGGCCGGGCTTTCAGTAAAATAGATAACAATTTGCTTAAAATAATACAAAAAAAGGCACGTACTTACTTATTGCCAATGGCAATTTTTAGAAAAAAATAG
- a CDS encoding type IV pilus modification PilV family protein produces the protein MKRAKLNRQSGMAITEVMIAIALFAISAIALIKYVHNLKAGFFLAWQKTQQFRLMHTFFESEEAMLSIDSTIADITNNTLKNTDLSYHYVNVTDTCKQMLITFKMPYNHLTTASRWYCSSGRGYATNLSF, from the coding sequence ATGAAACGCGCTAAACTCAATAGGCAATCTGGCATGGCAATAACCGAAGTGATGATTGCTATAGCGTTATTTGCTATTTCAGCTATAGCATTAATAAAATATGTTCATAATCTAAAGGCAGGCTTTTTTCTTGCCTGGCAAAAAACACAACAATTTAGATTGATGCACACTTTTTTTGAAAGTGAAGAAGCAATGCTAAGCATTGATTCTACTATCGCTGATATAACGAATAATACACTTAAAAATACTGATTTATCATATCATTATGTGAATGTTACAGATACTTGTAAGCAAATGTTAATTACATTTAAGATGCCTTACAATCATTTGACAACTGCATCAAGGTGGTACTGTTCGTCAGGGAGAGGGTATGCTACAAATTTATCATTCTAA
- a CDS encoding YgdB family protein — MKQINWFFSHKIQQQGSILLMAIIMLITMSLLMLKALHHHQDNLLQMLESEQHYWLFFEQAESALAWGKYQPWIINKEKNSSWSCQQPLGANFKSCLRHYKNDYFLLAGHAYFDNKTVFSLYLWLKADKNVMSGFIPLRQGWLDFCLVKRTEFCQ; from the coding sequence ATGAAACAAATAAATTGGTTTTTTTCCCACAAAATCCAACAGCAAGGGAGCATTTTATTAATGGCAATAATAATGCTGATTACTATGAGTTTATTAATGTTAAAAGCATTGCATCATCATCAGGATAATCTATTGCAGATGTTGGAAAGTGAACAACATTATTGGCTTTTTTTTGAGCAAGCAGAGTCTGCATTAGCATGGGGAAAGTATCAACCTTGGATTATTAATAAGGAAAAAAATTCTTCCTGGTCTTGTCAGCAGCCGTTAGGTGCTAATTTCAAAAGTTGTTTGCGCCACTATAAAAATGATTATTTTCTATTAGCCGGCCATGCTTATTTTGACAATAAAACGGTATTTTCACTTTATCTATGGCTCAAAGCAGATAAAAATGTAATGTCTGGTTTTATTCCTTTAAGGCAAGGATGGCTGGATTTTTGTCTAGTTAAAAGAACGGAATTTTGTCAATGA
- a CDS encoding prepilin peptidase-dependent protein, producing MLNRPISFSLKQQGFSLIEVLISLMISSIVFLAIITLYPLLTQQINRLYQTYHLDMMARQFLLMLEKDARRSGYCFGDCVGMALKISEKKGEAEHSCIHLIYDYNLDGKWEKAKDETSDFFIYRMHQGRLQIHRSREDCEGQGWINLFDPKKIVVSQFALTAVTMDKKRFLTVFLSLFPRAYPDLLREYKLKIYLRNQSI from the coding sequence GTGCTAAATAGACCAATTTCTTTTAGTCTAAAGCAACAAGGTTTTTCACTGATTGAAGTCCTAATCAGCTTAATGATAAGTAGTATTGTTTTTCTCGCTATTATAACGCTATATCCCTTATTAACGCAGCAAATTAATCGATTATATCAAACTTATCATCTTGATATGATGGCAAGACAATTCTTATTAATGTTGGAAAAGGATGCTCGACGTTCAGGTTATTGTTTTGGCGATTGTGTTGGAATGGCATTGAAAATCAGTGAAAAAAAAGGGGAAGCAGAGCATTCCTGCATCCATCTTATTTACGATTACAATTTAGATGGCAAATGGGAAAAAGCAAAAGATGAGACTTCTGATTTCTTTATCTATCGTATGCATCAAGGTAGGTTGCAAATACACCGTAGTAGAGAAGATTGTGAAGGACAAGGATGGATAAACCTATTTGATCCCAAAAAAATAGTGGTTTCGCAATTTGCATTAACAGCAGTAACAATGGATAAGAAACGTTTTTTAACTGTGTTTTTAAGTCTATTTCCACGAGCATATCCAGATCTATTAAGGGAATATAAACTGAAAATTTATTTAAGAAATCAATCAATATGA
- a CDS encoding prepilin-type N-terminal cleavage/methylation domain-containing protein, whose translation MRQQGFTVLEIIIAIAITALIAVVSIKGWRNYQHKIHLIIVTQKVAAFIARHQMQAAYLNQERKLIIKTDKTSNWMLIVTIKGKKDSQPSKEMKLINRHNEIVLQNYSRVSTLLLGKRGTALPTTLRFSNHSEDILIIISALGRVRLCSHQRLGGIARC comes from the coding sequence ATGCGCCAACAAGGGTTCACAGTGCTTGAAATTATCATTGCGATTGCCATAACTGCGTTGATTGCTGTTGTTAGTATTAAGGGATGGCGAAATTATCAACATAAAATACATTTAATTATTGTCACACAAAAAGTTGCTGCTTTTATTGCCCGTCACCAAATGCAGGCAGCATATTTGAATCAGGAGAGGAAATTAATAATTAAAACGGATAAAACCTCAAATTGGATGCTGATAGTAACAATTAAAGGTAAAAAGGATAGCCAACCAAGTAAAGAGATGAAGTTGATCAATAGGCATAATGAAATTGTGTTACAAAATTACAGCCGAGTATCGACCTTGTTGCTTGGCAAAAGAGGAACAGCATTACCAACTACTTTACGTTTTAGCAATCACTCAGAAGATATTTTGATCATTATTTCTGCTTTGGGGCGAGTGCGTTTATGTAGTCATCAAAGGCTGGGAGGAATAGCCAGGTGCTAA
- a CDS encoding thymidylate synthase produces the protein MKQYLDLCQRIIDEGQWVENKRTGVRCLTIINADLEYDVANNQFPLITTRKSFYKAAIAELLGYLRGYSSAAQFRDIGCNTWNANANENQAWLNNPNRKGEDDMGRVYGVQGRSWQRPDGTYLDQLQKVISNLSVGIDDRAEIITFYNPGEFELGCLRPCMHTHTFSLLADTLYLTSYQRSCDVPLGLNFNQIQCFVLLALIAQITGHKPGKVYHKIVNAHIYENQLSIMRDIQLKRAPYSLPQLRINPDIKTLKDIESWVSSNDFEVIGYQFHDAIKYPFTV, from the coding sequence ATGAAACAATATCTGGATTTATGTCAGCGTATTATTGATGAAGGTCAGTGGGTAGAAAATAAACGCACAGGTGTTCGGTGTTTAACAATTATTAATGCTGATCTTGAATACGATGTCGCAAATAACCAGTTTCCTTTAATTACAACTCGTAAAAGTTTTTATAAAGCAGCTATTGCTGAATTACTAGGTTACCTAAGAGGTTATTCAAGCGCTGCACAATTTCGAGATATTGGCTGTAATACATGGAATGCCAATGCAAATGAAAATCAGGCATGGCTCAATAATCCGAACCGTAAAGGTGAAGATGACATGGGGCGGGTTTATGGTGTTCAGGGGCGTTCGTGGCAACGGCCTGATGGTACTTATTTAGATCAGCTACAAAAAGTCATTAGTAACCTTTCGGTTGGGATAGATGATCGTGCGGAAATAATCACTTTTTACAATCCGGGTGAATTTGAATTAGGTTGTTTACGCCCTTGTATGCATACTCACACTTTTTCTCTGTTAGCTGACACACTCTATTTAACTTCATACCAACGTAGTTGTGATGTTCCTTTAGGACTGAACTTTAATCAAATTCAATGTTTTGTTTTACTGGCACTCATTGCCCAGATCACGGGTCACAAACCAGGTAAGGTTTATCATAAGATAGTGAATGCTCACATTTATGAAAATCAACTTTCAATCATGCGTGATATCCAGTTGAAGCGTGCTCCTTATTCTTTGCCACAATTGCGGATTAATCCTGACATTAAGACATTAAAAGATATTGAAAGCTGGGTAAGTAGTAATGATTTTGAGGTCATTGGTTATCAATTTCATGATGCAATTAAATATCCATTTACGGTATGA
- the lgt gene encoding prolipoprotein diacylglyceryl transferase: MNNSYIVFPNIDPVIFSIDPVALHWYGLMYLVGFVFALWLAKRRAGKANSGWTKNEVENLLYIGFLGVFIGGRLGYVLFYNLPVFLNNPLYLFKVWDGGMSFHGGLIGVICAMWWYARRTHRHFFQVADFVAPLIPFGLGMGRIGNFINGELWGRITLDTPWAILFPGSRTEDIQIVSQDPSLLPILQQYGVLPRHPSQLYEMFFEGIILFIILNLFIRKPRPMGSVSGLFLIGYGAFRIFIEFFRQPDAQLGLFGGISMGQILSIPMIIIGIFMMVWAYKKDSHCTNYSITSKVEKSK; encoded by the coding sequence ATGAATAATAGTTATATTGTGTTTCCTAATATTGATCCTGTTATATTCTCGATTGATCCAGTAGCCCTTCATTGGTATGGTTTAATGTATTTGGTGGGATTTGTTTTTGCTTTATGGCTGGCAAAGCGAAGGGCTGGTAAAGCGAATAGCGGTTGGACGAAAAATGAAGTTGAAAATCTGCTCTATATCGGTTTCTTAGGCGTCTTTATTGGCGGGCGTCTAGGCTATGTTTTATTTTATAATTTGCCTGTCTTCTTGAACAATCCGTTGTATCTATTTAAAGTCTGGGACGGAGGAATGTCTTTTCATGGCGGGTTAATTGGTGTGATATGTGCCATGTGGTGGTATGCTCGCAGAACCCATCGCCATTTTTTTCAAGTTGCCGATTTTGTTGCACCATTAATTCCCTTTGGATTAGGCATGGGACGTATTGGTAATTTTATTAATGGCGAGCTTTGGGGACGTATAACATTAGATACGCCATGGGCAATATTATTCCCAGGTTCACGAACAGAAGATATTCAAATCGTCAGTCAAGACCCTTCTTTATTACCAATTTTACAACAGTATGGTGTATTACCACGTCACCCTTCCCAACTTTATGAGATGTTTTTTGAAGGGATTATTTTATTTATTATTTTGAATTTGTTTATTCGTAAGCCCCGTCCAATGGGGAGTGTTTCAGGATTATTTTTGATTGGTTATGGTGCTTTCCGTATTTTTATTGAATTTTTCCGGCAGCCAGATGCGCAGTTGGGGCTATTTGGTGGTATAAGTATGGGACAAATTCTATCAATCCCTATGATTATTATTGGTATTTTTATGATGGTCTGGGCATATAAGAAGGATAGCCATTGTACAAATTATTCTATTACTAGCAAGGTAGAAAAGAGTAAGTAG
- the rppH gene encoding RNA pyrophosphohydrolase yields MVDNDGYRPNVGIVICNRQGQVLWARRYGQHSWQFPQGGINSEESPEQAMYRELFEEVGLDRKDVKILASTRNWLRYKLPKRLVRWDTKPVCIGQKQRWFLLQLVCNEHNINVQTSKTPEFDSWRWVSYWYPVRQVVSFKRDVYRRVMKEFAPIVMSLQSSVVTSYKSHNYRRKRG; encoded by the coding sequence ATGGTTGACAATGATGGCTACCGCCCGAATGTAGGAATTGTAATTTGTAATCGACAAGGCCAGGTATTATGGGCTCGTCGCTATGGACAACATTCATGGCAGTTTCCTCAAGGGGGCATTAATTCTGAAGAATCGCCAGAACAGGCGATGTATCGGGAATTATTCGAAGAGGTTGGGTTGGATCGTAAAGATGTTAAAATATTGGCATCTACCCGGAACTGGTTACGTTACAAATTACCTAAACGTTTGGTGCGTTGGGACACAAAGCCAGTTTGTATTGGGCAAAAGCAACGTTGGTTTTTATTACAATTGGTTTGTAATGAACATAATATTAATGTGCAAACAAGTAAAACGCCTGAATTTGATAGTTGGCGTTGGGTGAGTTATTGGTACCCTGTTCGTCAGGTTGTTTCTTTTAAACGCGATGTTTATCGGCGTGTGATGAAAGAATTTGCTCCGATCGTTATGTCACTGCAAAGTAGTGTAGTGACATCATATAAGAGTCATAACTATAGGCGTAAACGTGGCTAA
- the thiB gene encoding thiamine ABC transporter substrate binding subunit — protein sequence MLKIVSASLICCSAFALQAKPILTVYTYDSFIADWGPGPTIKPAFEQICNCELKLIGLNDGVALLNRLRMEGRNSPADIVLGLDNNLIDLAKKTGLFTVSQIDMSQLKLPIKCNNNIFIPYDYGYFAFIYDKTRVTEVPKSLDELINSPQPWKIIYQDPRTSTPGLGLLLWIQKIYAENSAQVWQKIAAKTVTVTKGWSESYGLFLKGESDFVLSYSSSPGFHLLNDKKNNYAAAIFSEGHYLQIEVAAQLATSKQPKLAQQFMQFMLSPTFQKTLPTTNWMYPVIDIPLPNVYQQIPVPKKSLQFNAEDITQHRNDWIYLWQNAVSHQ from the coding sequence CTGCTAAAAATAGTTAGTGCTAGCTTAATTTGTTGTTCAGCTTTCGCGCTCCAAGCAAAACCGATATTAACCGTTTACACTTATGATTCCTTTATCGCAGATTGGGGGCCAGGGCCTACAATCAAGCCTGCCTTTGAACAAATATGTAACTGTGAGCTCAAACTAATTGGTCTAAATGATGGAGTCGCGTTATTAAATCGACTTAGAATGGAAGGAAGAAATAGTCCTGCCGATATTGTCCTTGGACTTGATAATAACTTAATTGATCTGGCAAAAAAAACTGGCTTATTTACTGTAAGTCAAATTGACATGAGTCAACTGAAATTACCTATAAAATGTAATAACAATATTTTTATCCCTTATGATTATGGTTATTTTGCTTTTATTTATGATAAAACGCGGGTCACTGAAGTACCAAAAAGTCTCGATGAACTGATTAATAGTCCCCAACCATGGAAAATTATTTATCAAGATCCACGTACCAGTACACCAGGCTTAGGGTTGTTACTTTGGATACAAAAAATTTATGCAGAAAATAGTGCCCAAGTTTGGCAAAAAATAGCCGCAAAAACCGTAACTGTTACCAAAGGTTGGAGCGAATCATATGGACTGTTCTTAAAAGGTGAAAGTGACTTTGTCCTCAGTTATAGCTCTTCACCCGGTTTTCATCTGTTAAATGATAAAAAAAATAATTATGCTGCGGCAATATTTAGTGAGGGCCATTATCTGCAAATTGAAGTTGCTGCCCAATTAGCAACGAGTAAACAACCTAAACTAGCTCAACAATTCATGCAATTTATGCTATCGCCAACCTTCCAAAAAACGTTGCCGACAACCAACTGGATGTATCCGGTTATTGATATCCCCTTACCTAACGTTTATCAACAAATACCTGTGCCGAAAAAATCATTACAATTTAATGCAGAAGATATTACTCAACATCGCAATGATTGGATCTATTTATGGCAAAATGCCGTCAGCCACCAATAG
- the thiP gene encoding thiamine/thiamine pyrophosphate ABC transporter permease ThiP codes for MAKCRQPPIGSSLWPGVVVSGLLITIAVVTFSTLWLHAPQISWRGFIDDSYLWHVIGFTFWQALLSTLLSVIPAIFLAKALFRRHFPGRTLFLRLCSMTLVLPVLVAIFGLLTVYGRVGWIAQFCQWLGINYQFTPYGLKGILLAHIFFNLPLASRMLLLALESIAVEQRQLAAQLGMNQWQHFRIVEWPYLRRQILPTSSLIFMLCFASFATVLTLGGGPAATTIELALYQSLSYDFDLNKAALLALIQLFCCLGLVLLSQKLNVIFSVGVSRQFQWKNPADNRWQKWWDKLLISITIFFLLLPLLAIIIDGLNLTLLHVLQQPGLWQAFINSVFIAISAGVLCIIFTMMLLWSSRELRLRHSMLPYRILELSGLLILAMPGIVLATGFFLLLNNTLSLTYSPYTLIILTNALMAIPYALKILENPMYDLAERYNLLCLSLQIKSINRLILIELKALKRTIGQAFAFACILSIGDFGVIALFGNENFRTLPYYLYQQLGSYRNNDAAVTALLMLLLCFSLFSLLEYLSGKEHD; via the coding sequence ATGGCAAAATGCCGTCAGCCACCAATAGGCAGTTCACTTTGGCCTGGTGTAGTCGTGTCCGGCCTATTAATCACTATTGCTGTAGTTACGTTCAGCACTTTATGGTTACACGCACCTCAAATAAGTTGGCGAGGATTTATTGATGATAGCTATTTATGGCATGTCATTGGTTTTACTTTTTGGCAAGCATTACTATCAACCTTATTATCGGTTATCCCAGCGATATTTTTAGCCAAAGCCCTTTTTCGGCGCCATTTTCCCGGTCGTACACTATTTTTACGCTTATGCTCTATGACACTGGTATTGCCTGTTCTGGTGGCTATTTTTGGTTTATTAACTGTCTATGGTCGAGTGGGATGGATCGCTCAATTTTGTCAATGGTTAGGTATTAATTACCAATTTACGCCTTATGGCCTAAAAGGTATTTTATTAGCACATATCTTTTTTAATTTACCATTAGCTAGCCGAATGTTATTGCTCGCACTAGAAAGTATAGCTGTTGAGCAACGCCAGCTTGCCGCTCAGCTAGGTATGAACCAATGGCAACATTTTCGTATTGTTGAATGGCCTTATCTTAGGCGACAGATTTTACCAACATCCAGCCTGATTTTTATGCTGTGCTTTGCTAGTTTTGCTACTGTACTAACGCTTGGTGGGGGACCTGCTGCAACCACTATTGAATTGGCTCTCTATCAATCGTTAAGTTATGATTTTGATCTAAATAAAGCCGCTTTGCTGGCCCTGATCCAACTTTTTTGCTGTTTAGGCTTAGTATTATTAAGCCAAAAATTAAATGTTATTTTTTCCGTCGGCGTTAGTCGACAATTTCAGTGGAAAAACCCAGCTGATAATCGCTGGCAAAAATGGTGGGACAAGCTACTGATTAGTATTACAATATTTTTCCTACTTCTACCTTTATTGGCGATTATCATTGATGGTTTAAACTTAACACTATTACACGTGTTACAACAGCCTGGCTTATGGCAAGCATTTATTAATTCGGTTTTTATCGCGATTAGTGCTGGCGTACTTTGTATTATTTTTACTATGATGCTGCTTTGGAGTAGTCGCGAATTACGTCTGCGCCACTCAATGCTCCCCTATCGAATTCTTGAATTGAGTGGATTATTGATACTTGCAATGCCAGGCATAGTTTTAGCAACTGGTTTCTTTTTATTGCTGAATAATACCCTTAGTTTAACTTATTCACCTTATACTTTAATCATCTTAACAAATGCTTTAATGGCTATTCCTTATGCTTTAAAAATATTAGAAAATCCGATGTATGATTTAGCGGAACGCTATAATTTATTATGCCTTTCATTACAGATCAAAAGTATAAATCGACTCATTCTAATTGAATTAAAAGCCTTAAAACGTACAATAGGACAAGCCTTCGCTTTTGCCTGTATACTCTCAATAGGTGATTTTGGTGTTATTGCATTGTTTGGTAATGAAAACTTTCGCACCCTACCTTATTATCTCTACCAACAATTAGGCTCTTACCGTAATAATGATGCGGCAGTTACTGCATTGTTAATGCTATTACTTTGTTTCAGCTTATTCAGTTTATTAGAATATTTATCAGGAAAAGAGCATGATTAA